One genomic window of Arachis hypogaea cultivar Tifrunner chromosome 8, arahy.Tifrunner.gnm2.J5K5, whole genome shotgun sequence includes the following:
- the LOC112706676 gene encoding uncharacterized protein isoform X1, with protein MIDFLDKLINMHGCGLTRSLPLPPPLTAPNNFLSQISTQLCLRSLLSIQTQNPSLSFIPTSKYRYTGAFSYGNHGIRNNGGRRGNRPVAMRASRGESPYEILGVSPSATSDEIKRAYRKLALKYHPDVNKEDKAQEKFMRIKHAYNTLINSNSRRKYDFGNRGSDFSYSSSQRSQSRSTQEEEFYGLGNFFRDVQITIEDFFKDLQEEFKNWEANAASEGKPKSLWEEIAEIGEEFVEFLEKELNIVDTEADQNNNETTTQGGNKSNMSGTGTPDNEAGKGKTSIEDNLDDVEATLAKLKKELGL; from the exons ATGATAGATTTTTTGGATAAGCTGATTAACATGCATGGATGTGGATTGACTAggtctcttcctcttcctcctcctttgaCTGCACCCAACAACTTCCTTTCTCAAATTAGCACACAACTATGCTTGAGATCCCTTCTTTCCATCCAGACCCAAAACCCGTCACTTTCTTTCATACCCACTTCTAAATATAGATATACAGGTGCTTTCAGCTACGGGAATCATGGGATTCGTAACAATGGAGGAAGACGTGGCAACAGACCAGTGGCTATGAGAGCAAGCCGCGGAGAATCTCCGTACGAGATTCTGGGAGTGTCCCCATCCGCAACTTCCGACGAAATCAAAAGGGCCTATAGGAAACTTGCCCTCAAGTATCACCCTGATGTTAACAAAGAG GATAAGGCGCAGGAGAAGTTTATGAGGATAAAGCATGCATACAATACCCTGATAAATTCTAATTCCCGCAGAAAATATGATTTTGGAAATCGTGGTTCTGATTTTTCATATTCCTCTTCTCAAAGAAGCCAAAGTAGGAGCACACaagaagaagaattttatggATTAG GTAATTTTTTCAGGGATGTTCAAATAACAATAG AGGACTTTTTTAAAGATCTTCAAGAAGAATTCAAGAACTGGGAAGCTAATGCTGCTTCAGAGGGAAAGCCAAAGAGCCTATGGGAGGAAATAGCG GAAATAGGAGAAGAATTTGTGGAGTTTCTTGAGAAAGAACTCAATATTGTTGATACAGAAGCTGATCAAAATAACAATGAAACAACAACTCAGGGTGGAAATAAATCTAACATGTCTGGGACAGGCACACCGGATAATGAAGCTGGCAAAGGAAAAACAAGCATTGAAGATAACCTTGATGATGTAGAAGCCACTCTGGCCAAGTTAAAGAAGGAACTAGGCTTATAG
- the LOC112706676 gene encoding uncharacterized protein isoform X2 — protein sequence MIDFLDKLINMHGCGLTRSLPLPPPLTAPNNFLSQISTQLCLRSLLSIQTQNPSLSFIPTSKYRYTGAFSYGNHGIRNNGGRRGNRPVAMRASRGESPYEILGVSPSATSDEIKRAYRKLALKYHPDVNKEDKAQEKFMRIKHAYNTLINSNSRRKYDFGNRGSDFSYSSSQRSQSRSTQEEEFYGLEDFFKDLQEEFKNWEANAASEGKPKSLWEEIAEIGEEFVEFLEKELNIVDTEADQNNNETTTQGGNKSNMSGTGTPDNEAGKGKTSIEDNLDDVEATLAKLKKELGL from the exons ATGATAGATTTTTTGGATAAGCTGATTAACATGCATGGATGTGGATTGACTAggtctcttcctcttcctcctcctttgaCTGCACCCAACAACTTCCTTTCTCAAATTAGCACACAACTATGCTTGAGATCCCTTCTTTCCATCCAGACCCAAAACCCGTCACTTTCTTTCATACCCACTTCTAAATATAGATATACAGGTGCTTTCAGCTACGGGAATCATGGGATTCGTAACAATGGAGGAAGACGTGGCAACAGACCAGTGGCTATGAGAGCAAGCCGCGGAGAATCTCCGTACGAGATTCTGGGAGTGTCCCCATCCGCAACTTCCGACGAAATCAAAAGGGCCTATAGGAAACTTGCCCTCAAGTATCACCCTGATGTTAACAAAGAG GATAAGGCGCAGGAGAAGTTTATGAGGATAAAGCATGCATACAATACCCTGATAAATTCTAATTCCCGCAGAAAATATGATTTTGGAAATCGTGGTTCTGATTTTTCATATTCCTCTTCTCAAAGAAGCCAAAGTAGGAGCACACaagaagaagaattttatggATTAG AGGACTTTTTTAAAGATCTTCAAGAAGAATTCAAGAACTGGGAAGCTAATGCTGCTTCAGAGGGAAAGCCAAAGAGCCTATGGGAGGAAATAGCG GAAATAGGAGAAGAATTTGTGGAGTTTCTTGAGAAAGAACTCAATATTGTTGATACAGAAGCTGATCAAAATAACAATGAAACAACAACTCAGGGTGGAAATAAATCTAACATGTCTGGGACAGGCACACCGGATAATGAAGCTGGCAAAGGAAAAACAAGCATTGAAGATAACCTTGATGATGTAGAAGCCACTCTGGCCAAGTTAAAGAAGGAACTAGGCTTATAG